The window CCATATACACAGTATCCATATAACAATGTCCATATACACAGTATCCATATACACAGTGTCCATATAACAATGTCCATATACACAGTGTCCATATAACAATGTCCATATACACAGTGTCCATAAAACAATGTCCATATACACAGTGTCCATATAACAATGTCCATATACACAGTATCCATATACATATTGAACAACCACATTGAAAGCCTTTTCTGTGCCTTTTTGAAAATGACCAACAACTACAACACTTCAGTATTTACAGTGGAAAATTCTACAAGTGGCACTGAAACAACAGAGGATCTCCTTGAAGGTTTTGCGCATCTCGAGACTGCGGAAGGCATAGATAACGGGGTCTATGACAGAATTACACATGATGAGCACCAGGTAGGTGGTAAAGTGGGACATGTAGCAGACACAGAGCTGGTTCTTGGGACAagtgatgaggaggatgaggtggaggaagAAAGGTGCCCAGCAGCATACGAACACCCCTaggaggatggtgatggtgatggctCCCTTCATGCAGGTCCTCTGGGGCACCACACCCTCCGCGGGCAGAACAGCGATGCGCTTGATGTGAAGCCTCGCCAGCAGGAACATGTGAACATACAGAGTGGCCATGAGCACCAGCATGGTGAAGAACATGATGATCAGACACACAACGACTGCCTTGCTCTCTGAGTAGACGATGAAGACTATCCCACAGAACACACATGTCAGCCAGATGCCACCGATGGCCAGGACAGCCCGCCGCATCGTCACGATGCTGTGGTAGCGTAGGGCGTAGAAGATGGTCACGTAACGGTCAATGGTGATAGCTAAAAGGTTACAGATTGAGGCCACCAGGGAGATACAGATGATGGAGTCAAAGAAGTTGTCCATGAGTTGAATAAAGTGGTCATCTGCCACAATCAACCGACTGTTCAGCGCAGCGATAACCACCGTCTCTAGTGAGTTGGAGACACTCACAAGCATGTCAGCAGCAGCAAGACTACACAGGAGTACGTACATGGGTGAGTGGAGGTTCTTGTTCTTCACCACTGCCAAGATCACCAAGATATTCTCCAGAAGGCTGACGATCCCCAGTGTCAGGAACACCTCAGCTTGGATGTGGACTGCCTCACACAGACCAGGCTCGTTGCCGGTCAGGTTCCCCTGTTCGTCCTCCCCAGCCAGAGACTCCCTGGTGGTTTCATTGAGCTGAAGGTCCAGCGGCAGCAGATGTCTATAAGTGTTGTTCATCAGGTGGGAATTTGGACAACAGTTCACTGGGGGAGATGCAGGAATGCAGGGATACAAGGTAGTGAGTGAGCCACCTGCCCCTTAAGTGCCTCTTCTGGAGCCCTGCTGCTGAACGTTTTTACTCCTCCTCTGAGATCAGAGCTAGAGAGAACTGTGGTTATCTGTTTTGCTCCTGAGCTCTGAGAGCACTGTAAGCCCCCCCGGTCCAATTCAatgaacacacagacagcctGAACATGGGTGgttgtgtatacacacacatacacataaggACACTTGTGCGCAAACACACATTCAGTAGTTTGACATAGACTAAGTTGTTTCACGTTACGCAATTTTCACTTGACCTGATAATACTTAATCGATGacagtagccctttcctgcagtcaaatgacctagtggcctcaggGGTGGAATGCTATTCATATTTTCTTATGTACATGTCATAACCAGtcataaaataatgcaatatatgtcacaacaggtgtaaatatatgggtcatgacagtgttacgagatattatgacaggttatgacaagttatgtcagttGTTATAAagtgttatgacatggttatgactgtgtCATAAAGTGTTATGACAATGgctgtcaagtaaagtgttagcAATAATTTTCTAAAtgtcataattaataaacattatttcaattttgttatatttcagtcttttgTGATGTatgtaaagtgtaatattgggatgcaaactcaaaattgaatacatttcaactcaataTCTGACATGTTCCAGGAGTCTTCTTTATTGTAAGTCCAttaccatgtgtgtgaggtgtatacttttgtttcaaagtagatttgtttaaaactacCAAGAAactagcccactgcagtaaaaggttcatTCTATTTGACTGCCTTCTTGAAAGTAAAAATAACCTAGCTAATTGAGAAACTTACAGTTAATTCAACTGACAAGACCGATGGTGCATGTAAAATCTAAATCGAGAAGAATCATTGTTTCAAAAGTAGCTCTTTTGCACAAAATTATTTAAAACAAAGAGATTTGGTTGTGCACACAAACAAATTGCATTTGAGCATTTAGTTCTTATAGTAGCTACTAGCTAGAACCTGAGACATATGTCCTTATTCTCTCTATGAGACTTGTCAGAACATATATGCATAAGAATAGGTCTAACCTTTTCTGTCTGTTTGCATTTCATCCAAGATAGCATTACACAACTGGCATGGAATAAGACTTTTTTGTTGTGATCTTTACAAATGAGGTGGGAAGACAGTTGATGTGCAGTCAAGCTGGAAATGCCAATATTCAGGGTCATAGCAGGTAAAAAGTAAACGGGGCCATTTTTTTCATCTAAGAGCATAGTTGCTTAGTTGTACTGTTTGCTAAGCGTAAACCACAATGTCATGTCCTAATCTGGTTCAATAGACAAAGTTAGTCTGGGGATGAGGTTATTGTTATGACTCATGGCTTTCATAACCAAGTCTTTATAACAATTCAATAATGATGAGATGGGAGACGGGAATCAGTTAAGCTATTGGCATCTCAACATATACAACTCCCATGAAGCTCTACGGCAAAACCCCAATACACAACAGTTATGGTTAGTCCATTGCCTGTAGCTATGGCTGACTGTCTGTCTTTAACCTTCTCCTCACCTAAACTGCATGCACCCTGTTATTCTGATTATGTTATTTAGCAGGAAGAATACCGAATAATATATTTATATGAGTAAAACGTCACTTGTGCAGATCACAAACTCGTTATTACCGTTGCTGAGGGGTCTTTCTTCATTTAAGAAACTTTAATATTAATAGgtttacacacatactgtatttttCACACATACCACAAACCCGTTTGTATGTATGACACAAGTTATGACACCAGAGGGCACctttacacacatactgtatttttCACACATACCACAAACCCGTTTGTATGTATGACACAAGTTATGACACCAGAGGGCACctttacacacatactgtatttttCACACATACCACAAACCCGTTTGTATGTATGACACAAGTTATGACACCAGAGGGCACctttacacacatactgtatttttCACACATACCACAAACCCGTTTGTATGTATGACACAAGTTATGACACCAGAGGGCACctttacacacatactgtatttttCACACATACCACAAACCCGTTTGTATGTATGACACAAGTTATGACACCAGAGGGCACctttacacacatactgtatttttCACACATACCACAAACCCGTTTGTATGTATGACACAAGTTATGACACCAGAGGGCACctttacacacatactgt of the Oncorhynchus kisutch isolate 150728-3 linkage group LG17, Okis_V2, whole genome shotgun sequence genome contains:
- the mc3r gene encoding melanocortin receptor 3; translation: MNNTYRHLLPLDLQLNETTRESLAGEDEQGNLTGNEPGLCEAVHIQAEVFLTLGIVSLLENILVILAVVKNKNLHSPMYVLLCSLAAADMLVSVSNSLETVVIAALNSRLIVADDHFIQLMDNFFDSIICISLVASICNLLAITIDRYVTIFYALRYHSIVTMRRAVLAIGGIWLTCVFCGIVFIVYSESKAVVVCLIIMFFTMLVLMATLYVHMFLLARLHIKRIAVLPAEGVVPQRTCMKGAITITILLGVFVCCWAPFFLHLILLITCPKNQLCVCYMSHFTTYLVLIMCNSVIDPVIYAFRSLEMRKTFKEILCCFSATCRIFHCKY